A genomic region of Methanothermobacter sp. CaT2 contains the following coding sequences:
- the ftsZ gene encoding cell division protein FtsZ: MKFINDAIKESEKREKPSSSSMNSEIDRELREIIENSRAKIYVVGTGGAGNNTVTRLSEIGVEGAETIAVNTDAQDLFYSVANRKLLIGKNVCGGLGAGGVPEVGEECAEESEDDIRRELEGADMVFVTCGLGGGTGTGSAPVISKLAKKAGALTIAVATMPFSAEGLKRRENAERGLEKLQNAADTVIVIPNDKLLEVAPNLPLNKAFMVADEILGRAVKGITELITKPGLVSLDFADVRSIMKGSGMAMIGMGEAESGDRALESVYEALNSPLLDLDISNARGALINISGSSDLTLQEAERIVEVVAEELDPDANIIWGAQIQDELQNVIRTTIVVAGVRSPYIYGAHGSAEKEFLEEKQREKDSVDESVLEEFIDGVF; encoded by the coding sequence TTGAAATTCATTAACGATGCCATAAAGGAATCTGAGAAAAGGGAAAAGCCATCTTCCAGCTCAATGAATTCAGAAATTGACAGGGAGCTCCGGGAAATAATTGAAAATAGCAGAGCCAAGATATACGTTGTTGGGACCGGCGGGGCGGGCAACAACACCGTAACAAGGCTCAGTGAGATTGGAGTCGAGGGCGCTGAGACCATAGCCGTTAACACGGATGCCCAGGACCTCTTCTACTCCGTGGCTAACCGGAAGCTTCTCATAGGTAAGAATGTCTGTGGTGGTCTTGGGGCTGGCGGCGTCCCTGAAGTGGGAGAGGAATGCGCAGAGGAAAGTGAGGATGATATTCGCAGGGAACTCGAAGGGGCTGACATGGTCTTTGTAACCTGTGGCCTTGGGGGTGGCACGGGAACAGGGTCCGCACCCGTGATATCAAAACTTGCCAAAAAGGCGGGTGCCCTCACTATAGCCGTTGCAACCATGCCTTTCAGTGCAGAGGGCCTTAAGAGGAGGGAGAACGCCGAGAGGGGTCTTGAGAAACTCCAGAACGCTGCAGATACAGTCATTGTCATACCCAATGACAAGCTACTGGAGGTTGCACCCAACCTGCCCCTCAACAAGGCCTTCATGGTTGCAGACGAGATCCTTGGAAGGGCGGTTAAGGGCATAACTGAACTCATAACCAAACCCGGACTGGTGAGCCTCGACTTTGCGGATGTGAGGAGCATAATGAAGGGTTCAGGAATGGCCATGATTGGAATGGGCGAGGCCGAATCCGGTGACAGGGCCCTAGAATCAGTTTATGAGGCCCTTAACAGTCCGCTGCTGGATCTTGACATATCCAATGCAAGGGGAGCCCTTATAAACATATCTGGTAGTTCAGACCTGACCCTCCAGGAGGCCGAAAGGATCGTGGAGGTTGTTGCCGAGGAACTTGATCCCGATGCAAACATAATATGGGGTGCCCAGATTCAGGATGAACTGCAGAACGTCATAAGAACGACCATCGTTGTTGCGGGTGTAAGGTCACCCTACATCTATGGGGCCCATGGCTCTGCAGAGAAGGAGTTCCTGGAGGAAAAACAGCGTGAAAAGGACTCAGTCGATGAGTCCGTCCTGGAAGAATTTATAGATGGAGTATTCTGA
- a CDS encoding protein translocase SEC61 complex subunit gamma: MKYRESILNFIKQSKRVLRVSKKPSREEYLNVSKVTGIGIIIIGVIGFIISIIAQLLGG; encoded by the coding sequence ATGAAATACAGGGAGTCTATTTTAAATTTTATAAAACAGTCAAAGAGGGTATTGAGGGTTTCAAAGAAACCGAGCCGTGAGGAATACCTCAACGTGTCAAAGGTAACCGGTATAGGTATAATAATAATAGGCGTCATTGGATTCATAATAAGTATAATTGCCCAGCTCCTCGGGGGCTAG
- a CDS encoding transcription elongation factor Spt5 — MEDSKNSIYALKTSVGQEKNVARMLARKVRDSGIEINAILVPESLRGYILVESSSKIDMRNPAIRVPHLRGVVESKTEGEAEIDFEEVKRFLKPEPIISSIKKGSIVELISGPFKGERAKVIRIDESREEVVLELIEAAVPIPVTVKGDQIRIIQKEAD, encoded by the coding sequence ATGGAAGATAGTAAAAATTCCATCTATGCCCTTAAGACCTCTGTGGGTCAGGAGAAAAATGTGGCCAGGATGCTTGCAAGAAAGGTGAGGGATAGTGGTATAGAGATAAACGCTATTCTCGTCCCTGAATCACTGAGGGGATACATCCTGGTGGAGTCCTCATCAAAGATTGACATGAGAAACCCTGCAATAAGGGTACCCCACCTCAGGGGTGTAGTTGAAAGTAAAACAGAGGGTGAGGCCGAGATCGACTTTGAAGAGGTTAAAAGGTTCCTCAAGCCAGAGCCCATAATATCATCCATTAAGAAGGGAAGCATTGTTGAACTCATATCCGGACCCTTTAAGGGTGAAAGGGCAAAGGTTATCCGCATAGATGAGTCAAGGGAGGAAGTTGTGCTTGAACTCATAGAGGCGGCCGTGCCCATTCCAGTAACTGTTAAAGGTGATCAGATTAGAATAATACAAAAGGAGGCTGATTAA
- a CDS encoding 50S ribosomal protein L11 → MAKETVEILIDGGKATPGPPLGPAIGPLGINMMQVVEEINRKTADFEGMKVPVKIIVDTDTRDFEVEVGTPPTTALIMDELKLEKGSQDPGMDKIADISMEQVLKIARMKFDALLSNDYKRAVKEIMGTCVSMGITVNGKDPREVQREVDQGVYDDLLTS, encoded by the coding sequence ATGGCTAAAGAAACCGTTGAAATTCTTATTGATGGTGGAAAAGCCACTCCAGGACCACCTCTGGGTCCTGCGATTGGTCCGCTTGGAATTAACATGATGCAGGTAGTTGAGGAGATAAACCGCAAGACAGCTGACTTTGAGGGGATGAAGGTCCCTGTAAAGATCATAGTGGACACTGATACAAGGGACTTTGAGGTTGAAGTGGGTACACCTCCAACAACTGCCCTCATCATGGATGAACTCAAGCTGGAGAAGGGGTCCCAGGATCCAGGGATGGATAAGATAGCAGACATTTCAATGGAACAGGTGCTGAAGATCGCGAGGATGAAATTCGATGCGCTCCTCTCAAATGACTACAAACGTGCAGTCAAGGAGATAATGGGTACCTGTGTCAGCATGGGTATAACAGTGAACGGTAAGGACCCCCGTGAGGTTCAGAGAGAGGTTGACCAGGGAGTCTATGATGACCTCCTCACATCATAA
- a CDS encoding 50S ribosomal protein L1, with protein sequence MQQEIMEAVKKAKELSRPRNFTQSMDVILNIKDLDVNKPENRFDEEVSLPNGRGKDVKIAVIADGELALQAKNAGADLVITKDELEELGKNRKEAKKLANQYEFFVAQADMMPLVGRFMGPVLGPRKKMPKPVPATINPEPILNKLRDTVKVRIKDQPVVHTVVGTEDMDDEKLAENIEAVLQTIDRKLEKGRNQLKSMYVKTTMGPVVRVI encoded by the coding sequence ATGCAACAAGAGATAATGGAAGCGGTGAAGAAGGCCAAGGAACTTTCAAGGCCGAGAAACTTCACACAGTCCATGGATGTTATTCTTAACATCAAGGACCTTGACGTCAATAAACCAGAGAACAGGTTTGACGAGGAAGTTTCTCTACCCAACGGCCGCGGTAAGGATGTGAAGATTGCCGTGATCGCCGATGGGGAACTGGCCCTCCAGGCTAAAAATGCAGGGGCCGACCTTGTGATAACCAAGGATGAACTTGAAGAACTTGGCAAAAACCGTAAGGAAGCAAAGAAACTTGCCAACCAGTATGAATTCTTTGTGGCTCAGGCAGATATGATGCCCCTGGTGGGTCGATTCATGGGGCCCGTTCTCGGACCCAGAAAGAAGATGCCCAAACCGGTGCCAGCAACAATAAACCCGGAGCCCATCCTGAATAAACTCAGGGACACGGTTAAGGTTAGAATCAAGGACCAGCCAGTGGTTCATACAGTGGTTGGTACCGAGGACATGGACGATGAGAAGCTTGCCGAGAACATAGAGGCGGTTCTTCAGACAATCGACCGTAAACTTGAGAAGGGAAGAAACCAGTTAAAGTCCATGTACGTTAAGACAACCATGGGCCCGGTAGTGAGGGTGATTTAA
- a CDS encoding 50S ribosomal protein L10 has product MAHVAEWKKKEVQELHDLIKGYEVVGIANLADIPARQLQKMRQTLRDSALIRMSKKTLISLALEKAGRELENVDSLSDYMEGQPALIFTDMNPFKLFKILEDSKTPAPAKPGAIAPDDIVVPKGDTGFAPGPILGELQQIGIPAKIEKGKIVVSNDHVVVKAGEEIPPKVAGILTRLDIQPLEVGIDLRAAYENQTVYTADVLTIDEEKTLSDIQKAFSQAFNLSVNAVIYTRETMPAIIQKAASKSFNLAYNASILTSETTDLLLAKAYAQMLALAAAAAEINDEAVDDELKEKLSSRAAAPAPEEKEEEVEEEAEEEEEEEEEDAAAGLGALFG; this is encoded by the coding sequence ATGGCTCACGTGGCTGAATGGAAGAAGAAAGAGGTTCAGGAGCTCCATGACCTCATTAAAGGTTATGAAGTGGTTGGCATAGCCAACCTTGCAGACATACCTGCAAGGCAGCTCCAGAAGATGCGCCAGACACTCCGTGACAGTGCACTCATCAGAATGTCCAAGAAGACCCTGATCAGCCTTGCCCTTGAGAAAGCTGGCAGAGAACTTGAAAATGTTGATTCACTCTCCGATTACATGGAGGGGCAGCCTGCACTCATATTCACAGACATGAATCCCTTCAAGCTCTTCAAGATCCTTGAGGACAGTAAAACTCCTGCTCCAGCCAAACCAGGGGCCATAGCCCCGGATGACATAGTTGTCCCCAAGGGGGATACCGGATTTGCACCGGGCCCGATACTGGGTGAACTGCAGCAGATAGGTATCCCTGCCAAGATCGAGAAGGGCAAGATTGTGGTTTCAAATGACCACGTCGTTGTGAAGGCAGGGGAGGAGATCCCCCCCAAGGTGGCCGGGATATTAACCAGACTTGACATACAGCCACTTGAGGTGGGAATAGATCTCAGAGCAGCCTATGAAAATCAGACCGTCTACACTGCAGACGTACTGACCATCGATGAAGAGAAGACCCTGTCTGATATCCAGAAGGCATTTTCACAGGCATTCAACCTCTCAGTCAACGCTGTTATATACACCAGGGAGACAATGCCTGCCATCATCCAGAAGGCAGCTTCAAAGTCATTCAACCTTGCATACAATGCATCAATACTCACATCAGAAACAACAGACCTCCTGCTTGCAAAGGCCTATGCACAGATGCTTGCACTGGCCGCTGCAGCTGCGGAGATTAATGATGAGGCAGTTGATGATGAACTGAAGGAGAAGCTGTCTTCAAGGGCAGCAGCACCAGCCCCTGAAGAAAAAGAGGAAGAGGTTGAAGAAGAAGCTGAAGAGGAAGAAGAAGAGGAAGAAGAGGATGCAGCAGCCGGTCTCGGCGCACTCTTCGGATGA
- the rpl12p gene encoding 50S ribosomal protein P1 — protein MEYIYAAMLLHTTGKEINEENVKSVLEAAGAEVDDARVKALIAALEDVDIEEAMETTAVAAAPAAAAAPAAAEEAEEEAEEEEEEEEEAEEEAAAGLGALFG, from the coding sequence ATGGAATACATATACGCAGCAATGTTATTGCACACAACAGGTAAGGAAATCAACGAAGAAAACGTTAAAAGCGTCCTTGAAGCAGCAGGCGCTGAAGTGGACGATGCAAGGGTCAAGGCTCTCATAGCAGCCCTTGAAGACGTTGATATCGAAGAGGCAATGGAAACAACAGCTGTAGCAGCAGCACCAGCAGCAGCTGCAGCACCAGCAGCAGCCGAAGAGGCTGAAGAAGAAGCTGAGGAAGAAGAGGAAGAAGAAGAGGAAGCTGAAGAGGAAGCAGCAGCCGGTCTCGGCGCACTCTTCGGTTAA
- the alaS gene encoding alanine--tRNA ligase, with amino-acid sequence MITMSHQLEKLGYRKYECRSCGNTFWSMKERATCGDAPCDEYGFIGNPATDRSYDLYEIQDKFMEFFAERGHEPIRRYPVLAKRWRDDVFLVGASIYNFQPWVTSGLVKPPANPLVVAQPSIRLNDVDNVGRTGRHLTCFTMGGHHAFNSEDNTVYWEEETIKYCHDFLTHIGIDPSEITFIESWWQGGGNEGPCYEVCVRGVELATLVFIQYRTLPDGGREEIPLKIVDTGYGLERFAWISQGTPTAYDACLGPVIEKLVELTGVKIDEEILAENAQVAGMMDIETYADLRELRKRVADKLGISVEELERAAAPMESVYAIADHTRCLAFMLADGVIPSNVKEGYLARLIIRRTLRLMKDLGMKESLKDIMNIQVEFLEGHYPEIRSHHEHILNIIDLEEHRYARTVKRGRRIVEKTIKYLKRDGKAEMPLEILIKLYDSHGIPPETIGEIAEESGFQVKIPDNFYTLVAERNETETEMPEEDVHLDYPATELLFYDEPDGLEFQAEVIGIHENGLILDRTLFYPEGGGQPSDTGYITAEGCRLRIKHAEKIGAVVVHRTDDEICIEPGTTIRGFIDSDRRLQLTRNHTATHLIVSAARKVLGDHIWQAGAQKGVKSSRLDLSHYRRITLEELQEIERLANEYVMMNVPLKVRWMDRDLAERKYGFILYQGGVVPGSRIRVVEIPGVDVQACAGTHVHRTGDIGLIRINRTERIQDGVERIEFSAGSAAIELMQKTGDILRESSDIFKVTPSQLPGTCERFFTEWKALRNEVSRLKEKVASLKILEMKDRAERINDLTVIIDTVDADMDEMKNMALELSATVDAVVLANPEGKIVGAASEDAVKAGLRINEVISQAAAVLGGGGGGRPHLAQGAGPATDKVDEALEEARAALSTVRN; translated from the coding sequence ATGATTACCATGTCCCATCAGCTTGAAAAACTTGGATACAGAAAGTATGAATGCAGGTCCTGTGGAAACACCTTCTGGTCTATGAAGGAACGTGCAACATGTGGAGACGCCCCCTGTGATGAATACGGGTTCATCGGTAACCCTGCCACAGACAGGAGCTATGACCTCTATGAGATACAGGATAAATTCATGGAGTTCTTCGCCGAAAGGGGCCATGAACCCATCAGGAGGTACCCGGTACTTGCAAAACGCTGGCGGGACGACGTATTCCTTGTCGGGGCATCAATATACAACTTTCAACCATGGGTCACATCTGGCCTGGTGAAACCCCCTGCAAACCCCCTCGTGGTTGCGCAGCCATCAATAAGACTCAATGACGTTGATAATGTTGGAAGAACAGGAAGACATCTCACATGCTTCACAATGGGGGGTCATCATGCATTCAATTCTGAGGATAACACTGTCTACTGGGAAGAAGAAACCATAAAGTACTGTCATGACTTTTTAACACATATAGGTATTGATCCATCTGAGATAACATTCATAGAGTCCTGGTGGCAGGGAGGTGGAAACGAGGGGCCCTGCTATGAGGTATGCGTCAGGGGCGTTGAACTTGCAACCCTCGTCTTCATACAGTACCGCACCCTCCCTGATGGTGGCAGGGAGGAGATCCCCCTCAAGATAGTTGACACAGGCTATGGCCTTGAAAGGTTCGCCTGGATATCACAGGGGACACCAACAGCCTACGATGCCTGCCTTGGCCCGGTAATCGAGAAACTGGTCGAACTGACAGGCGTGAAGATCGATGAGGAGATACTTGCAGAGAACGCCCAAGTGGCCGGAATGATGGACATAGAGACCTACGCCGATTTAAGGGAACTCAGGAAGAGGGTAGCGGATAAACTTGGCATCTCAGTGGAGGAACTGGAACGTGCAGCCGCCCCAATGGAATCAGTTTACGCCATAGCCGACCATACAAGGTGCCTCGCATTCATGCTTGCAGACGGGGTCATACCCTCAAACGTGAAGGAGGGATACCTTGCAAGGCTCATAATCAGGAGGACCCTGAGGCTCATGAAGGACCTTGGTATGAAGGAGTCACTTAAGGATATAATGAACATCCAGGTGGAGTTCCTTGAGGGCCACTACCCTGAGATAAGGAGTCATCATGAGCACATACTGAACATCATCGACCTCGAGGAACACCGCTATGCAAGGACAGTGAAGAGGGGCCGCAGGATTGTTGAGAAGACAATAAAATACCTTAAAAGGGATGGAAAAGCAGAGATGCCCCTGGAAATCCTCATAAAACTATATGACTCCCATGGAATCCCCCCTGAGACCATCGGTGAGATAGCAGAGGAATCCGGTTTTCAGGTTAAAATTCCAGACAACTTCTACACCCTCGTAGCAGAGAGGAATGAAACAGAAACCGAGATGCCGGAGGAGGATGTACACCTGGACTACCCGGCAACAGAGCTTCTATTCTATGATGAACCTGATGGCCTGGAATTCCAGGCAGAGGTCATAGGCATACATGAGAATGGTCTGATACTCGACAGAACACTCTTCTACCCTGAGGGAGGTGGTCAGCCCTCAGATACGGGATACATTACAGCTGAAGGCTGCAGACTCAGAATAAAACATGCAGAGAAGATAGGTGCCGTTGTTGTTCACAGAACAGACGATGAAATCTGCATAGAACCTGGAACAACCATCAGGGGATTTATTGATTCAGATAGAAGGCTTCAGCTCACAAGAAACCATACAGCAACCCACCTCATAGTTTCAGCGGCAAGAAAGGTCCTGGGAGACCACATATGGCAGGCAGGGGCCCAGAAGGGAGTTAAAAGTTCACGCCTAGACCTGTCCCACTACAGAAGAATAACACTGGAAGAGCTCCAGGAGATAGAGAGACTTGCAAATGAGTATGTCATGATGAACGTACCCCTGAAGGTCAGGTGGATGGACAGGGACCTTGCAGAGAGGAAGTATGGATTCATACTGTACCAGGGCGGAGTTGTACCCGGCTCCAGGATAAGGGTGGTTGAGATTCCAGGTGTGGATGTCCAGGCCTGTGCAGGTACCCATGTCCACAGGACAGGGGACATCGGACTCATCAGGATAAACAGAACAGAACGCATACAGGATGGAGTTGAGAGGATAGAGTTCTCTGCCGGATCAGCAGCCATTGAGCTCATGCAGAAGACAGGGGACATCCTGAGGGAGAGCTCAGACATATTCAAGGTCACACCATCACAGCTTCCAGGGACCTGTGAAAGGTTCTTCACAGAGTGGAAGGCCCTCAGAAATGAGGTCTCACGCCTCAAGGAGAAGGTCGCGTCACTGAAGATCCTTGAGATGAAGGATAGGGCTGAGAGGATCAATGACCTAACGGTGATAATCGACACCGTCGATGCAGATATGGATGAGATGAAGAACATGGCCCTTGAACTATCAGCCACAGTCGACGCCGTTGTCCTGGCGAACCCTGAAGGCAAAATCGTCGGAGCAGCATCTGAAGATGCTGTAAAGGCAGGTTTGAGGATCAACGAGGTCATATCACAGGCTGCAGCCGTGCTTGGAGGTGGAGGTGGAGGCAGACCTCACCTTGCACAGGGAGCAGGGCCCGCGACCGATAAAGTGGATGAGGCCCTTGAGGAGGCGAGAGCTGCACTCAGTACTGTGAGGAACTGA
- a CDS encoding methanogenesis marker 16 metalloprotein: MSLWPDRPRNWRVHCDCRGFNLDRHVSEINERILEGDAAVFTADEIKDMVRDGDVPSADEVDVVTTATCGVMSGTAAVMHLRVSEPGSFRKAASVELNGIPAYPGPCPNENLGSVDLFIYGTGHSREDPDYGGGFLFRDLLLGSEVEVRVTSVEGRVVESTVTMDDIETARIVGTRMAFRNYTALVNPGETPVKSIFNAFEMPENCGGLSFSGCGDINPLENDPSMETVHQGTGVLLNGARAIVLGEGTRSSPIKPNLMISGDLHDMKPRYIGGFRTAAGPEIFNTVAVPVPVTSERVLENLMVLNSDIKLPVADVRDRSRVITEITYEDVWSGDVRPVHHPERCTDCAVCLAARRCPTHAIDNGLDLDRCFGCGVCAWSCPSGAYEMDTGTVRIGEMAVPIICRQSDRLRARELSLELKKLIENGDFLMG; the protein is encoded by the coding sequence ATGTCATTGTGGCCGGACCGTCCGAGGAACTGGCGGGTTCACTGTGACTGTAGGGGGTTTAATTTGGACAGGCACGTCTCTGAGATAAACGAGAGAATACTTGAAGGGGATGCAGCTGTCTTCACAGCAGATGAGATAAAGGACATGGTCCGTGATGGTGACGTCCCATCAGCTGATGAGGTTGACGTGGTAACCACCGCCACCTGTGGTGTCATGTCAGGCACAGCAGCGGTCATGCACCTTAGAGTGTCAGAGCCGGGCTCCTTCCGCAAGGCAGCCAGTGTTGAGCTGAACGGAATACCTGCCTATCCTGGCCCATGCCCAAATGAGAACCTCGGGTCGGTCGACCTCTTCATTTACGGGACCGGTCACAGCAGGGAGGACCCTGACTATGGGGGAGGTTTTCTGTTCAGGGACCTACTCCTGGGATCTGAGGTCGAGGTCAGGGTCACGTCTGTGGAGGGCAGGGTGGTTGAGTCAACGGTCACCATGGATGATATTGAAACAGCCAGGATAGTTGGTACACGCATGGCCTTCAGGAATTACACAGCCCTTGTTAATCCAGGAGAAACACCAGTGAAATCCATATTCAATGCATTTGAAATGCCAGAAAATTGCGGCGGTCTTTCCTTCTCTGGCTGCGGTGACATCAACCCCCTTGAAAACGATCCATCAATGGAGACCGTCCATCAGGGTACCGGGGTGCTTCTGAACGGGGCCAGGGCCATAGTACTGGGAGAGGGTACAAGGAGTAGCCCCATAAAGCCGAACCTCATGATCAGCGGCGACCTCCACGACATGAAACCCCGTTACATCGGAGGATTCCGGACAGCAGCAGGTCCAGAGATATTTAACACAGTGGCGGTTCCAGTACCGGTAACATCAGAAAGGGTTCTTGAGAACCTCATGGTACTTAATTCAGATATAAAACTTCCTGTTGCTGATGTAAGGGATCGTTCAAGGGTTATAACTGAGATAACCTATGAGGATGTTTGGAGTGGTGACGTGAGACCTGTCCACCACCCGGAGAGGTGCACAGACTGCGCGGTCTGCCTTGCAGCCAGGAGGTGCCCCACACATGCCATCGATAACGGCCTGGACCTTGACAGGTGTTTTGGCTGTGGAGTATGCGCATGGTCCTGTCCTTCAGGAGCATATGAGATGGATACCGGGACAGTCAGGATCGGTGAAATGGCAGTGCCCATCATATGCAGACAGTCCGACAGGTTAAGGGCCCGCGAACTATCCCTGGAACTCAAAAAGCTCATAGAAAACGGGGATTTCCTCATGGGATGA
- the thiI gene encoding tRNA uracil 4-sulfurtransferase ThiI, whose amino-acid sequence MILDYDVILARYGEVAIKGPSVRRRFEGKLLHNIKSAFSCRAELRHGRIFIFPEDMDEALDRLSKIFGIVSFSPAVTAETGFDSIEDALREYIHELRSEGLLTSRTPFAIRCRRVGEHDFTSQEMAAFAGSVVVGEIGAPVDLGNPDLEIHLEIREDETYIYHRVIPGPGGLPAGTQGKVVALLSGGIDSPVATYLMMKRGCQVVAVHMDNAPFTGEEAEEKVEKIAAKLAEYSAGVEFKLRTFSYGRYLERCRGGAPEKMTCVLCKFGMYHLAEMVAEEEGALAIVDGSSLGQVASQTLPNILATRMGVNIPILSPLIGMDKVEIENLAKRIGTYDISVIPDGGCSAVPAHPSTASPPEAVMEASEKINVKEEVAEIFRKGSKTRIFS is encoded by the coding sequence ATGATTCTTGATTATGATGTTATACTTGCACGCTACGGTGAGGTCGCCATCAAGGGCCCCTCAGTGAGGAGAAGATTCGAAGGAAAACTTCTCCATAACATAAAGTCGGCCTTCAGCTGCAGAGCAGAGCTCAGACATGGAAGGATATTCATTTTTCCTGAAGACATGGATGAAGCCCTTGATAGACTCTCAAAGATATTTGGTATTGTGTCATTTTCTCCGGCTGTAACAGCTGAGACGGGTTTTGATAGCATAGAGGATGCACTGAGGGAATACATCCATGAGCTGAGATCTGAGGGTCTCCTCACCAGCAGAACACCCTTCGCCATAAGGTGCCGGAGGGTTGGTGAGCATGATTTCACGAGCCAGGAGATGGCGGCATTTGCTGGTTCAGTTGTTGTGGGGGAGATCGGTGCTCCGGTTGACCTTGGAAACCCTGACCTGGAGATTCACCTCGAGATAAGGGAGGATGAGACCTACATCTACCACAGGGTAATACCAGGACCAGGGGGTCTTCCTGCAGGGACTCAGGGAAAGGTTGTGGCACTCCTATCAGGGGGCATTGACTCGCCGGTGGCCACCTACCTGATGATGAAGAGGGGATGTCAGGTAGTGGCGGTCCATATGGACAATGCGCCCTTCACAGGTGAGGAAGCAGAGGAGAAGGTTGAAAAGATCGCTGCAAAGCTCGCAGAATACTCTGCAGGTGTTGAATTCAAACTGAGGACCTTCAGTTATGGAAGATATCTTGAAAGGTGTCGTGGAGGGGCTCCCGAGAAGATGACCTGCGTGCTCTGCAAATTCGGGATGTACCATCTTGCAGAGATGGTTGCAGAGGAGGAGGGGGCCCTTGCAATAGTCGATGGGAGCAGCCTTGGCCAGGTGGCATCCCAGACCCTCCCGAACATCCTTGCCACGAGGATGGGTGTGAATATTCCCATTCTGAGCCCCCTGATAGGCATGGATAAGGTGGAGATAGAGAACCTTGCAAAGAGGATAGGCACCTACGATATCTCCGTGATACCGGATGGGGGTTGTAGCGCCGTGCCGGCCCA